A portion of the Juglans microcarpa x Juglans regia isolate MS1-56 chromosome 1D, Jm3101_v1.0, whole genome shotgun sequence genome contains these proteins:
- the LOC121255051 gene encoding LOW QUALITY PROTEIN: probable galacturonosyltransferase-like 1 (The sequence of the model RefSeq protein was modified relative to this genomic sequence to represent the inferred CDS: inserted 2 bases in 2 codons), whose amino-acid sequence MPRPSPPQKQRHHHHHHLSLFLLAVLLHSFTGNAATTQQFREAPKFYNSPICASISTAAAAAAEFCSNEAVHVAMTLDAAYLRGSMAAILSVLQHSSCPENIVFHFVSSSSDLLGSTISKSFPYLKFRVYAFDDSAVSGLISTSIRTALDCPLNYARNYLANLLPPCVRRVVYLDSDLVLVDDIAKLSATPLGTEXVLAAPEYCNANFSSYFTPTFWSNPSLSLIFADREACYFNTGVMVIDLQRWRDGDYTTKIVEWMELQKRIRIYDLGSLPPFLLVFAGNIAPVDHRWNQHGLXGDNFRGLCRDLHPGPASLLHWSGKGKPWARLDANRPCPLDELWAPYDLLQTQFALES is encoded by the exons ATGCCAAGACCATCACCACCACAGAAGCAGcgacaccaccaccaccaccacctctcaCTATTCCTTCTCGCCGTCCTTCTCCACTCCTTCACCGGTAATGCAGCAACCACTCAACAATTCCGTGAAGCTCCCAAGTTCTACAACTCCCCGATCTGCGCTTCTATTTCTACtgcagctgctgctgctgctgaatTCTGCTCCAATGAGGCAGTCCACGTCGCCATGACTCTCGATGCCGCTTATCTCCGTGGCTCCATGGCCGCCATTCTCTCTGTTCTCCAGCACTCTTCCTGCCCTGAAAACATAGTTTTCCACTTTGTCTCCTCCTCCTCCGACCTTCTCGGCAGCACCATCTCCAAATCTTTCCCATACTTGAAGTTCCGAGTCTACGCTTTTGATGACTCAGCGGTGTCGGGACTCATCTCCACCTCGATCCGAACCGCCTTGGACTGCCCTCTCAACTACGCCCGAAACTACCTGGCAAATCTCCTCCCTCCATGTGTGCGGCGCGTGGTCTACCTCGACTCCGACCTGGTCCTCGTCGACGACATTGCCAAGCTCTCCGCGACCCCACTCGGGACAG CGGTCCTCGCCGCACCCGAGTACTGCAACGCGAACTTCTCCTCCTACTTCACGCCGACGTTTTGGTCCAACCCTTCTCTGTCCCTGATCTTCGCGGATCGCGAAGCTTGTTACTTCAACACAGGTGTGATGGTCATCGACTTGCAGCGGTGGCGAGACGGTGACTACACGACCAAGATAGTGGAGTGGATGGAGCTCCAGAAGAGGATCCGGATCTACGATCTGGGCTCGCTGCCACCATTTTTACTGGTTTTTGCCGGGAACATAGCTCCTGTGGATCACCGATGGAACCAGCATGGTC GGGGGGACAACTTTCGTGGACTTTGTAGAGATCTGCATCCTGGTCCGGCGAGTCTGTTGCATTGGAGTGGGAAAGGAAAGCCGTGGGCTCGACTCGACGCGAATCGGCCATGCCCGTTGGACGAGTTATGGGCTCCTTATGATCTTTTGCAGACACAGTTCGCTCTCGAGTCTTAG